One Campylobacteraceae bacterium DNA window includes the following coding sequences:
- a CDS encoding EAL domain-containing protein — translation MNKQEFKDIISQAKYFTKYEPIFKKDNLDIFAYEALSKFDICDSIISTEEIFRELHHFNDLFFELEKRNKEKQIKDFNIDKKLFVNFDADIVVTKEQQKYWSGFLQKNSKNLVVEITENGSDDETSASVMRDFALWLNELNIEVALDDFAQEGSMFSFYIMNQSKYIKIDKSFLRMIEKNKNFIPYLEGLLTTIRLNKQYSIIEGVETQEDFDLVQKLPCDYIQGYYFKNQVIIK, via the coding sequence ATGAATAAACAAGAATTTAAAGATATTATCTCCCAAGCAAAGTATTTTACAAAATATGAGCCTATATTTAAAAAAGACAATTTAGATATTTTTGCTTATGAAGCTTTGAGTAAATTTGACATTTGTGATAGTATTATATCAACAGAAGAAATATTTAGAGAATTACATCATTTTAATGATTTATTTTTCGAACTTGAAAAAAGAAATAAAGAAAAACAAATTAAAGATTTTAATATTGATAAAAAACTTTTTGTTAATTTTGATGCAGATATTGTAGTTACTAAAGAACAACAAAAATATTGGAGTGGTTTTTTACAAAAAAACAGCAAAAATTTAGTTGTAGAAATAACAGAAAATGGTAGTGATGATGAAACAAGTGCCAGTGTGATGCGTGATTTTGCGCTTTGGCTTAATGAACTTAATATTGAAGTTGCTTTAGATGATTTTGCACAAGAAGGGTCAATGTTTTCTTTTTATATTATGAACCAAAGTAAATATATAAAAATTGATAAATCTTTTTTACGAATGATTGAAAAAAACAAAAATTTTATTCCTTATTTAGAAGGCTTATTAACTACAATTCGATTAAACAAACAATACTCTATTATTGAAGGTGTGGAAACACAAGAAGACTTTGATTTGGTGCAAAAACTTCCTTGCGATTATATTCAAGGTTATTATTTTAAAAATCAAGTGATAATTAAATAG